The genome window CAACGCCCCCTCACGTATTCTAGATCTATCATAAACCCTCTTCTCAGACTCCCTGTTCATAGCTACCATTGCTCTCGTAGTCCAACCCCAACCCCTCCTAATTCCTATTTGACATTTTTTAACTTTACCCTATGCACCGTCAAGTttcaatataataaaattgaaaatctaGGACAAATTCAAAAGCATATCATAGGAAATACAACTTGATTCTATATTTATGCTCTTTTCTCGTGTGGAAGTTTTGAGGAGAAAAAATTTAACTGGAATTAGATTTTCTTTGGGAATTCCCTTTTTATcaacaaaaaagtaaagacTTACGGCTATGCCCAAGTCATCAATTCTATGGCAAGCTTGAATTGTgctaaagaattttttttttaaaaaaaacttggatCATTTGTGCTGCATGTTGGAGAGATGGCATCCATGGCACTACAGGAGTGAGGAGTCTGGAAAGTGGGGTTTGTGGTGTGGGGAAGGTGAAAGGGGTATTGATTaaatctaaaataaataattattaaaaaaatctcattCGGGGTAAGTGATATGCTAAAAAAGGCGTGTTCTCATGCTGACGTGGAATAATTAACTCCATTAGATTAATCAAATGGTTTAGATTTGTGTAAATGCACGTAAATGCATCGATACTAAATATAGAGACTCGGGATCCCTATAACTACCGTAAACACCTTGAATTTTCTTTGAGAACCAAACACCATTCGAGATACAGAGAGATTTGAGGAGCAAAGAGCGAGTCAAACTAATTGTCTCAGCCACATGTAAACGAGGTAAGAAATGACAACCACAGAAAAATAACTGCtaaccaagaaaaacaaaacaaattcccCAACATATGcgctctttttttctttataaaaacaGATCCCCCTCTAATCTGCACTTATATAGTCCTCCTCCAATATAAATCCATCTCcaaccaaacaagaaaaatataatttggaACAATGGCAACGAAGTCTAGTGGTATTGTCCTTGCCTCTGCCCTTTGCTTCTTGTCCCTCCTCGGCTTCGCTTACTGCGCCGATAACCTCAGTGTGGATGGCCTTGTTTACTGTGACAACTGCCGTATCCAGTTTATGACCAGGATCAGTGAGCCACTTCAAGGTACATTTTCTGATCGTCTTCCCCAATCTATCTACCGTATTTGATGCATATAGCAAAcaatcttttttcttgtctttCTAACAATGTATGCATTCACATTGCATGGAATGGGACACGTGCAGGTGCAAAGGTGAAGTTGGAATGCAGAGACCGGGAAGGCGGGACCGTAACCCTGAGCAGCGAGACGGACACTGATGAGCAAGGAAGGTACCAAATTCCGGTGGAAGGAGACCACGAAGAGGAGGTTTGTGAGGTGTTATTGGTGAAGAGCCCCAGAGATGACTGCAGCGAGGTTAGCACTGACTCTCATGCAAAGTTGAGCGCGAGAATCAGCCTCACAAACAACAATGGCATCGCCGGACCCCATCGCATTCCAAACCCTCTTGGTTTCCTCAAGACAGAACCCGACGCTAAGTGCGCTGAGGTCCTCAAGGAGCTTGGCCTAACCCCAGAAGGCGACCTTGCATAATGAAGTCGTCATCGTGGTCGTGGTCGTCGTCATCATCATGATTATCATCAATGATCAACGATCAatgttttgtttccttttacataattcaattcaataggaaataaatGGGCTTTTAGTGAAATTCCCTACCAATCCATTGTGATATGTAAGtgagaaattgaatttatatatgGATCTATATGCAGTAGCAGTACTTTAATTAGGGGTGTATTTTTGCCTAGGCTGGCTAATCATTATTAAATTTGATTTCGACTGTTGGTTTTTAATTGATGCGCATCGGGTGGTAACTTGTTTGGTGTGAGATATTATTGTTGCCCAAGTTTTTATCCTCCTCAATGGGTTGCACAACAGAACATTTGTTGAACATTCACGGCTATGTGACATGGAACCCACATTTGTTGAACTCTCATTCCTTTGGTGGAGCTATAATCAATTCACTATATAACGTATAATTTTGATACAAACGACGTTGAGAAGAGGGAAATGAAATACAAGAATACTCTCGAATAACTAATACTGAAAAATTCttcaatataatttcacacacCTCTACAGAATCATGATTCACGAGAGAGCAGAgctaaaaattgaattactatttattaagtaatatagTTCATTAagttaattaataaatttaatactaattattcactaaataaataaagcaaatatattatttaattactaacaagaaaaaattaattaacctaaacatcctaagtttatatttatttttctcaaaaagatCTCTCCctacgaaatttcgtcggcacagGTCCATTAGATCTCTCTCAACGAAATGTCGTCGGTAGAGGTATTTTCGTCGGGtaaaacctaatccggcaaatttgCCGGCATAGACttgtgccgacgaaatttcgtcgggagaagtggtcatttattttattttatttttaaaaatataaaatagtttctttaccttttcttttggccaacttccttaatttaatatatgtaattaagtaatatcttatccattttaaattactttatttagtaattatgttttaattattatttctttattgaatatttaaatatgttaCTTATTTCATAAATTGCTCAATAAatggtaattaattattttgtgcaaTTTTCAAACctaatttcattcaaatttaaattaaaaggatatgttaaaaatgaaaaaaattaattgcgTATTCTCGTTTTGGTGTCTTAATAAGTGATTTCAAAGGCATACCTTCGCGCGCGTCAGCGCAAGGCGGCAGGAAAACGCCCAAGGCGGTCGGCTGTTTCGCAAGTTGCACGTTTAGCCCTGGGAAGGCGTAAGAAGGCGTTGCAAGGCGTGGCTTGGTGG of Prunus dulcis chromosome 4, ALMONDv2, whole genome shotgun sequence contains these proteins:
- the LOC117625002 gene encoding olee1-like protein, with amino-acid sequence MATKSSGIVLASALCFLSLLGFAYCADNLSVDGLVYCDNCRIQFMTRISEPLQGAKVKLECRDREGGTVTLSSETDTDEQGRYQIPVEGDHEEEVCEVLLVKSPRDDCSEVSTDSHAKLSARISLTNNNGIAGPHRIPNPLGFLKTEPDAKCAEVLKELGLTPEGDLA